A genome region from Sphingobacteriaceae bacterium GW460-11-11-14-LB5 includes the following:
- a CDS encoding dTDP-4-dehydrorhamnose 3,5-epimerase, which translates to MEIEQTGLKDCLIIKPRIFEDPRGYFFESFNQNTFEEKTGLSGRFVQDNESYSSYGVIRGLHAQAGEFAQAKLVRVTKGEVLDVAVDVRPSSPTYGKHFAIRLSAANKLQLYIPRGFIHGFSVLSETAEFLYKCDNFFNKASETGVIYNDVDLNIDWLIPEQDQAVSDKDLLLKPFSALQYI; encoded by the coding sequence ATGGAAATTGAACAAACAGGATTAAAAGATTGTCTGATTATTAAGCCGAGGATATTTGAAGATCCAAGAGGCTATTTTTTTGAAAGTTTTAATCAAAATACCTTTGAAGAAAAAACGGGTTTGTCGGGCAGGTTTGTCCAAGACAACGAATCTTATTCTTCATACGGTGTAATTAGGGGCTTGCATGCCCAAGCCGGAGAATTTGCACAGGCTAAGCTAGTTCGTGTAACCAAAGGAGAAGTACTCGATGTTGCGGTAGATGTACGCCCGAGCTCGCCAACTTATGGTAAACATTTTGCCATACGTTTAAGCGCAGCGAATAAATTACAGTTATATATCCCAAGAGGATTTATTCACGGCTTTTCAGTATTAAGCGAAACGGCAGAATTTTTATATAAATGCGATAATTTTTTTAATAAAGCTTCAGAAACAGGGGTAATTTATAACGACGTTGATCTGAATATCGATTGGCTAATCCCTGAACAGGATCAGGCCGTGTCTGATAAAGATTTACTTCTAAAACCATTCTCAGCTTTACAGTATATATGA
- a CDS encoding dTDP-glucose 4,6-dehydratase, with translation MKKILITGGAGFIGSHVVRRFVNNYPQYEIVNLDKLTYAGNLANLSDIENKPNYRFVKEDITDANAMFDLFKSEDFDAVIHLAAESHVDRSISDPTAFVITNVIGTVNLLNAAREYWKGDYNKKRFYHVSTDEVYGALGETGMFTETTAYDPHSPYSASKASSDHFVRAYHDTYGMDCVISNCSNNYGSHHFPEKLIPLAINNIKNNKPVPVYGKGENVRDWLWVEDHARAIDVIFHNSKTGDTYNIGGHNEWKNIDLINLLCTIMDQKLGREAGESAKLITYVTDRAGHDLRYAIDSSKLQKQLDWVPSLQFEEGLAKTVDWYLQNEDWLNNVTSGNYQSYYEQQYSHK, from the coding sequence GTGAAAAAAATCTTAATTACTGGAGGGGCTGGTTTTATAGGCTCTCATGTAGTCCGTCGCTTTGTAAATAACTATCCTCAATATGAGATCGTAAACTTAGATAAACTTACCTATGCAGGTAACCTGGCTAACTTAAGCGATATTGAAAATAAACCAAATTATAGATTTGTAAAAGAAGATATCACAGATGCTAATGCGATGTTTGATCTGTTTAAATCAGAAGACTTCGATGCAGTGATTCACCTTGCGGCAGAAAGCCATGTAGATCGCTCTATTTCTGACCCTACAGCTTTTGTCATTACTAATGTTATTGGTACTGTAAATTTATTAAATGCAGCCCGCGAATATTGGAAAGGTGACTATAATAAAAAACGTTTTTACCACGTAAGTACCGATGAGGTTTATGGCGCTTTAGGAGAAACAGGTATGTTTACCGAGACCACCGCTTACGATCCGCATAGCCCCTATTCTGCTTCGAAAGCGAGTTCAGATCACTTTGTAAGGGCCTACCATGATACTTATGGTATGGATTGTGTAATTTCTAATTGCTCTAATAATTATGGCTCTCATCATTTTCCAGAGAAACTGATTCCATTAGCGATTAATAATATTAAAAATAACAAACCGGTACCTGTATACGGTAAAGGAGAGAATGTACGTGATTGGTTATGGGTAGAAGACCATGCCAGGGCAATTGATGTGATTTTCCACAATTCGAAAACCGGTGACACTTATAATATTGGTGGGCATAACGAATGGAAAAATATCGATCTGATTAATCTGCTTTGTACAATTATGGATCAAAAATTGGGTCGGGAAGCTGGTGAATCAGCTAAACTGATTACTTATGTAACCGATCGGGCCGGGCATGATCTGCGCTATGCCATTGATTCTAGTAAACTCCAAAAACAATTGGATTGGGTACCGAGTTTACAGTTTGAAGAGGGTTTGGCCAAAACAGTAGACTGGTATCTTCAAAACGAAGACTGGTTAAATAATGTAACTTCAGGTAATTATCAATCTTATTACGAACAGCAGTACAGTCATAAATAA